The proteins below come from a single Malus domestica chromosome 03, GDT2T_hap1 genomic window:
- the LOC103405018 gene encoding heterogeneous nuclear ribonucleoprotein 1-like has protein sequence MEPDHGKLFIGGISWDTDEERLKEYFRKYGEVVEAVIMRDRATGRARGFGFVVFADPAVAERVVMDKHMIDCRTVEAKKAVPKEDQHILNRTGVVNGSPSPGRTKKIFVGGLASTVTESDFKKYFDQFGTVTDVVVMYDHNTQRPRGFGFITYDSEEAVDRVLLKTFHELNGKMVEVKRAVPKGLSSGPSRSPMIGHNYSPGRTNSFLNSYAQSYNMSPIGGFGISMDTRFSPISSGRSRLSPFGPSGYGLGMNLEPGLSPTYGGNSNFGSSLGYARMLSPFYSGNSHRYNTPVGYNVGNGRSSPVLNTTTRNVWGNSGINNNLNPASTGAYLTSSNGGFEVARNNGSNWGANSFTTESRGIASGYNSANGYGSGSSSFGLGGGGYGRNGDTCVAPTSSFPGSTTGYEGSYGDLYQNSSVYGDSTWRSSSPDLDGSSTFGYGLGDLPADVTAKSSGGYIGGYNVTSRQPNRGIAA, from the exons ATGGAACCAGATCATGGGAAGCTCTTCATTGGTGGGATTTCCTGGGACACAGATGAGGAACGGCTCAAGGAATATTTCAGGAAGTATGGAGAGGTTGTGGAGGCTGTGATCATGAGGGATCGTGCAACCGGTCGTGCTCGTGGTTTTGGGTTTGTTGTCTTTGCGGATCCTGCAGTTGCAGAAAGAGTAGTTATGGATAAGCACATGATCGATTGCCGCACA GTGGAAGCAAAGAAGGCTGTTCCTAAGGAGGATCAGCACATTTTAAACAGAACTGGGGTTGTCAATGGTTCCCCCAGTCCTGGACGCACAAAAAAGATTTTTGTTGGAGGTTTAGCGTCCACAGTCACCGAGAGTGACTttaagaagtactttgatcaaTTTGGAACAGTCACTGATGTTGTGGTAATGTATGATCACAACACACAAAGGCCAAGAGGCTTTGGTTTTATTACTTATGACTCGGAGGAGGCTGTTGACAGAGTTCTGCTTAAAACATTTCATGAACTCAATGGTAAGATGGTTGAGGTCAAGAGGGCAGTCCCTAAAGGGCTATCCTCAGGGCCCAGCCGGAGCCCTATGATAGGACACAACTATAGTCCGGGTAGGACCAATAGTTTCCTCAACAGCTATGCTCAAAGTTATAATATGAGCCCGATTGGAGGTTTTGGCATCAGTATGGACACCAGGTTCAGTCCAATCTCTAGTGGTCGTAGCCGGTTGTCTCCATTTGGCCCTTCTGGATATGGATTAGGTATGAATCTGGAGCCAGGGTTGAGCCCAACGTATGGTGGTAATTCCAACTTTGGCAGTAGTCTAGGATATGCACGAATGTTGAGCCCCTTTTATAGTGGCAATTCACACAGGTATAATACCCCTGTTGGATATAATGTGGGTAATGGGAGGAGCAGTCCTGTATTAAACACAACTACTCGGAATGTCTGGGGAAACAGCGGCATCAACAATAACTTGAACCCTGCCAGTACCGGGGCTTACCTGACCTCTTCAAATGGAGGTTTTGAAGTTGCGAGAAATAATGGCTCAAATTGGGGTGCTAATTCTTTTACAACTGAAAGTAGAGGCATTGCTTCAGGCTATAATAGTGCTAATGGTTATGGAAGTGGAAGTAGCAGCTTTGGATTGGGAGGGGGAGGATATGGAAGAAACGGTGACACTTGTGTAGCCCCAACATCATCATTTCCTGGATCAACTACTGGTTATGAGGGGTCTTATGGGGACTTGTACCAGAACAGTTCAGTTTACGGCGACTCAACTTGGCGCTCTAGCAGTCCTGATCTAGATGGTTCTAGCACGTTTGGTTATGGGCTGGGCGATTTACCTGCAGACGTCACAGCCAAAAGTTCTGGTGGCTATATTGGAGGTTACAATGTTACCAGTAGACAACCAAATAGAG GAATTGCTGCTTAG